One Nitrospiria bacterium genomic window, CCCTTTCGATTAAACGCAAAGACAGGAAAAAGCCTTTTTTCAGCAAAAAATTGCCCCGAAATTAATGGGGTGTTGGTAAACCTGCTAAAAAAAAGAACCCTGCATTGTAATAGGAATGTAGGACGAAAGATGGATAAATATTGGAATACCGGTCCCGGAAAAAACCAAAAACCATTGAGGGAACAATCACTCCGATGATCCATGGGCTAGATTGATAAAACCAATGGGCAAACGCAAACAAAACCGTTGTTAATCCATTGGCAATGGAAACACCCAGGAATGAAGGGGACCCCCACCGGAGCCTATATAATTGTCCTTGAATTGCCCCTCTAAAAAATAACTCCTCCAGGAAAGGGCGCCAAACAACCAATAAGAAAAAACTCCAAGAGAAAAACCCTGGCCCGGCAAGGCCCTTATCAGGGAAGAAACCCCAAAGGGCCCCCCAAAAGATCAATCCAGATAAAAGGGCCAATAAAAAAAGGAGGTCTCGGTGAATGGGAGGGAAATGGTCTAATCCAAACTCACGGGCAAGGTCTCTCATGAAAAAAAAAGGGGGTTGTTCTTTAAATTATAAATTTTAAAATTTACGATTTGGAAATCGAGAAATGTATTTTCGAATATTTTTCCTGGAAAGGAAAAAGGCACTCCACACCAGAATACCTATTAAGGTAAAGTCAAGTCCGCCTTCGGGATTCATCA contains:
- the mrtJ gene encoding JDVT-CTERM system glutamic-type intramembrane protease; translated protein: MRDLAREFGLDHFPPIHRDLLFLLALLSGLIFWGALWGFFPDKGLAGPGFFSWSFFLLVVWRPFLEELFFRGAIQGQLYRLRWGSPSFLGVSIANGLTTVLFAFAHWFYQSSPWIIGVIVPSMVFGFFRDRYSNIYPSFVLHSYYNAGFFFLAGLPTPH